A window from Akkermansia muciniphila encodes these proteins:
- a CDS encoding AMP-binding protein, with protein MAIFGSSNLSDSGDLLIFNKASLKTLLMLEKELGRDRITYLVEEGLPPDPSIAAHLESTRADGILFQAGSSDPIALRAAIMERINAGRRVVFLPGPVAHIKGSISQIPPRVIKALEALHISPVPVCVGFYTSSVLDAEADTDVQADIQIHILPKLAPGAEMAARLTSAWLECSAQAYATLPQLHGSLSALLFRSLKQHSDCRVIDGIDDTTLTYGQLLAISVAFAKRLKKITSNRRVGIILPPGKGAAIANLGCLFAGKTPVNFNYSASEGAFASSVKQSGVDWFITADTFMRKLQNFPWPPQRDLIFMEREIPLLKGSAKRWGLAIKFLTAGFMIKKLGLDAPTGADEAVLMFTSGSSGEPKGVPLTHHNLLSNISQCSSRITLAPQSRFLGSLPVFHCFGITIGLWYPMIGGYDMVTYPSPLEAKRLGALIKQYGISLVVTTPTFLRGFMKRCEPDTFKTVRYLIVGAEKLPDDLSAAFREKFGTIPCEGYGLTEASPVCSVNFIDPAPSNAAGDFIPGMKKGSVGALLPGIAIRITSPHTGRVVPVTTSGMIWLKGPNIFPGYLGGPEADRDIFVDGWLKTGDIGSADEFGFLKIEGRISRFSKIGGEMVPHEALEAAIMNIWNLDPADEERRIAVVTIPDPVKGEAVALLTTLVTDYVHQARTLIRHGLIDQGLPALWCPKEIIPVEHIPVLPSGKLDIKQCRMLAYEALNIPFEP; from the coding sequence ATGGCCATCTTCGGTTCCTCCAATCTATCCGACTCCGGCGACCTGCTGATTTTCAACAAGGCTTCCCTCAAAACCCTGCTTATGCTCGAAAAGGAACTGGGCAGGGATCGCATCACCTACCTGGTGGAAGAAGGCCTGCCCCCGGACCCATCCATCGCCGCCCATCTGGAATCCACCAGGGCGGACGGCATCCTGTTCCAGGCTGGCTCCAGCGATCCCATCGCCCTGCGTGCCGCCATCATGGAACGCATTAATGCAGGGAGGCGCGTGGTTTTCCTTCCCGGCCCCGTGGCGCACATCAAAGGCTCCATCAGCCAGATTCCTCCGCGGGTGATCAAGGCCCTGGAAGCGCTCCATATTTCCCCCGTACCGGTATGCGTGGGCTTTTACACCAGCTCCGTGCTGGATGCGGAGGCGGATACGGACGTCCAGGCGGATATCCAGATACATATCCTTCCCAAGCTGGCCCCCGGCGCGGAAATGGCGGCGCGCCTGACCTCCGCCTGGCTGGAATGCTCCGCCCAGGCTTACGCCACGCTGCCCCAGCTTCACGGCTCCCTGTCCGCCCTGCTGTTCCGCAGCCTCAAGCAGCATTCGGACTGCCGGGTGATTGACGGCATTGACGATACCACGCTGACCTACGGCCAGCTACTGGCCATCTCCGTGGCCTTTGCCAAGCGGCTGAAAAAGATCACCTCCAACCGCCGGGTGGGCATCATCCTGCCGCCCGGCAAAGGCGCGGCCATTGCCAACCTGGGGTGCCTGTTCGCCGGAAAAACGCCGGTGAATTTCAATTATTCCGCCTCGGAAGGGGCCTTTGCCAGCTCCGTGAAGCAATCCGGCGTGGACTGGTTCATCACGGCTGACACCTTCATGCGCAAGCTCCAGAACTTCCCCTGGCCCCCCCAGCGGGACCTGATCTTCATGGAGCGGGAGATTCCCCTGCTCAAGGGGTCCGCCAAACGCTGGGGCCTGGCCATCAAATTCCTGACGGCGGGGTTCATGATTAAAAAGCTGGGGCTGGATGCGCCCACGGGCGCGGATGAAGCCGTGCTGATGTTCACTTCCGGCTCCTCCGGAGAACCCAAGGGCGTGCCGCTGACCCACCACAACCTGCTCTCCAACATCTCCCAGTGCTCTTCCCGCATCACCCTCGCACCGCAAAGCAGGTTCCTGGGGAGCCTGCCCGTGTTCCACTGCTTCGGCATCACCATCGGTCTGTGGTATCCCATGATCGGCGGGTACGACATGGTCACCTACCCCTCCCCGCTGGAAGCCAAGCGCCTGGGCGCCCTCATCAAGCAGTACGGCATCAGCCTGGTGGTCACCACGCCCACCTTCCTGCGCGGCTTCATGAAACGCTGCGAACCGGATACCTTCAAGACCGTGCGCTACCTGATCGTGGGCGCGGAAAAGCTGCCGGACGACCTTTCCGCCGCCTTCCGGGAAAAATTCGGCACCATTCCGTGTGAAGGCTACGGCCTGACGGAAGCCTCTCCGGTCTGTTCCGTCAATTTCATTGACCCCGCCCCGTCCAATGCCGCCGGAGACTTCATTCCCGGCATGAAGAAGGGCTCCGTAGGCGCTCTGCTCCCCGGCATAGCCATCCGCATCACCAGCCCGCACACGGGCCGCGTGGTGCCCGTCACCACGTCCGGCATGATCTGGCTGAAGGGGCCGAATATTTTCCCCGGCTACCTGGGGGGGCCTGAAGCGGACCGGGACATTTTCGTGGACGGATGGCTGAAAACCGGGGACATAGGCTCCGCGGACGAATTCGGCTTCCTGAAAATTGAAGGCCGCATTTCCCGTTTTTCCAAAATTGGCGGGGAGATGGTGCCCCATGAAGCGCTGGAGGCCGCCATCATGAACATCTGGAACCTGGACCCGGCGGACGAGGAACGGCGCATAGCCGTCGTCACCATTCCGGACCCCGTAAAGGGGGAAGCCGTGGCCCTGCTCACCACCCTGGTGACGGATTACGTGCACCAGGCGCGCACCCTGATCAGGCACGGCCTGATTGACCAGGGGCTTCCGGCCCTGTGGTGCCCCAAGGAGATCATTCCCGTGGAGCACATTCCGGTGCTGCCGTCCGGCAAGCTGGATATCAAGCAATGCAGGATGCTGGCTTATGAAGCGCTGAACATCCCCTTTGAACCGTAG
- a CDS encoding tetratricopeptide repeat protein: MQASSPLKPLSPRTKWLIALCLCVLVMLLEFLTYHMAYRIGHDEGMLTTPLVVVQKSDEKAMQNLSRFMADVFASRESLAGILDNRDERLAWIRDPELRTETAWGLTRELIGRDGVDRALPTARELIDTGYAAGRYRTWAPRADAVAQALLSVHRYSPAYDYLKTAVEGYEKEGMAAELVKALQTMSSIDQMLNRNDEANTLLQRAVDAAAHLGPDALPVRSRLLAAQGRLARTTGRIPESRAYFKKALALCPQPDKTTGDLALASISMGEAMLEAGRKEEARELFLKGLSGSENASYLLNDCLNALRGLARISTEQGNYEEALAYLYQAEGAARGVLPADHAFWAGLYDQRGWVNIMRKAAPEARSDFQKAISNSASSPVISAQSREGLGKAWLDAGEGDKARENLKKAIELRESHFSSDALSLGRVYYSLGLASDMSGDRESALHAYAGAVDSLLKCGEGPERKSLLVQSYLCKAYALCDGEQWKEAVEAFEAVLPMLEGEQRSENYKQLGRCYDELGMKEKGDACWKESGFPRVRMESPGRRPSGSSRSSRR; this comes from the coding sequence ATGCAGGCCTCTTCTCCTTTGAAACCCCTGTCTCCGCGCACCAAGTGGCTGATTGCCCTCTGTTTGTGCGTGCTCGTGATGCTGCTGGAGTTCCTGACGTACCACATGGCGTACCGCATCGGCCATGATGAAGGAATGCTGACCACCCCGCTGGTGGTGGTGCAGAAGAGTGATGAAAAGGCCATGCAGAATTTATCCCGCTTCATGGCGGACGTGTTTGCTTCCCGTGAAAGCCTGGCGGGCATTCTGGACAACCGGGATGAACGTCTGGCGTGGATCAGGGATCCGGAATTGCGCACGGAGACGGCCTGGGGCCTCACCCGTGAACTGATCGGCCGGGACGGCGTGGACCGCGCGCTGCCTACGGCCAGGGAATTGATTGACACCGGATACGCCGCGGGGCGCTACCGGACATGGGCGCCCCGTGCGGATGCCGTGGCGCAGGCCCTTCTGTCAGTGCACCGGTATTCTCCGGCCTATGATTATTTGAAAACGGCTGTGGAGGGGTATGAAAAGGAGGGAATGGCCGCGGAACTGGTGAAGGCCCTCCAGACCATGAGTTCCATTGACCAGATGCTTAACAGGAATGATGAGGCGAACACCCTGCTGCAGCGCGCCGTGGATGCCGCCGCCCATCTGGGGCCGGACGCTCTTCCGGTCAGGTCCAGGCTTCTGGCCGCCCAGGGCAGGCTGGCCCGCACCACGGGGCGCATTCCGGAATCGCGCGCATATTTCAAGAAAGCCCTGGCCCTGTGCCCCCAGCCGGACAAGACGACCGGCGACCTGGCCCTGGCGAGCATCAGCATGGGAGAGGCCATGCTGGAAGCCGGCAGGAAGGAGGAGGCGCGGGAATTGTTTTTAAAGGGACTTTCCGGTTCGGAAAACGCCTCCTACCTGCTGAATGACTGCCTCAACGCCCTGCGTGGTCTGGCGCGCATTTCCACGGAACAGGGGAATTATGAGGAAGCACTGGCTTATCTTTACCAGGCGGAAGGCGCTGCCCGCGGCGTGCTGCCGGCGGACCATGCATTCTGGGCCGGGCTGTATGACCAGAGGGGGTGGGTCAACATCATGCGCAAGGCCGCTCCGGAGGCCCGTTCCGATTTCCAGAAAGCCATCAGCAACAGCGCATCTTCCCCCGTCATTTCCGCCCAGTCCCGGGAAGGGCTGGGCAAGGCGTGGCTGGATGCCGGAGAGGGGGACAAGGCCAGGGAAAACCTGAAAAAGGCCATTGAGCTCCGGGAATCCCATTTTTCCTCTGACGCCCTGTCCCTGGGCCGCGTTTATTATTCACTGGGCCTTGCCAGCGATATGTCCGGGGACCGGGAAAGCGCCCTGCACGCCTATGCCGGAGCGGTGGATTCCCTGTTGAAATGCGGAGAAGGGCCGGAGCGCAAGAGCCTGCTGGTCCAGTCCTATTTATGCAAGGCATATGCCCTGTGCGACGGGGAGCAGTGGAAAGAAGCCGTGGAAGCCTTTGAAGCGGTGCTCCCCATGCTGGAAGGGGAACAGCGGTCGGAAAATTACAAGCAGCTGGGCCGTTGCTATGATGAGTTGGGCATGAAAGAGAAAGGGGATGCCTGCTGGAAGGAATCCGGCTTTCCCCGCGTGCGCATGGAGTCTCCGGGACGGAGGCCGTCCGGAAGCTCCAGATCTTCCCGGCGTTAA
- the xseA gene encoding exodeoxyribonuclease VII large subunit: protein MEFPEETPAAPRPITVKQLVYRLRDTVSIAVGTQWVVGELSNVKHHTSGHVYFTLKEQGAEIFCAFFKAAASKCPVRLQEGMKVHVLGSATVYPDRGQLQLVIRQVKAAGQGDLQARFLELKEKLQREGLFDAERKKGIPAFPRAIGIITSPTGAVIQDIRHVLERRAPWVKAYLLPVRVQGAGAEHEIAAAVRAWSQAPLNGLPAVDVLIVGRGGGSIEDLWNFNEETVARAIYECTVPVISAVGHDTDFTIADFVADLRAPTPTAAAELATPDGPEWLRKLSRMEQALHATARHSLLRSKLKLDVYLRGKLLDADSLLSPYAQRLDDMEETLLNSSATRIFQNTLHINQLEHRLQMRHPAHRNRERVQLLDSLQAGLSHAAAARMAEFASQLALLQARVDAHSPEQTLRRGYALVENRQKQLIRQTSQVQPGEKLKVRVSDGYFFVKDDTSQ, encoded by the coding sequence ATGGAATTCCCGGAGGAAACGCCCGCAGCCCCCAGGCCCATCACGGTCAAACAGCTTGTTTACCGCCTGAGGGATACGGTAAGCATTGCCGTGGGCACCCAGTGGGTGGTGGGGGAACTCAGCAACGTAAAGCACCACACCAGCGGCCATGTTTACTTCACCCTGAAGGAACAGGGAGCGGAAATATTCTGCGCCTTTTTCAAGGCGGCGGCGTCCAAATGCCCCGTGCGGCTTCAGGAAGGAATGAAGGTCCATGTGCTGGGGAGCGCTACCGTGTATCCGGACAGGGGGCAGCTTCAACTGGTTATCAGGCAGGTAAAGGCGGCCGGACAGGGAGATTTGCAGGCCCGTTTTCTGGAATTGAAGGAAAAACTCCAGCGTGAGGGGCTGTTTGACGCAGAGCGTAAAAAAGGCATCCCCGCCTTCCCGCGCGCCATCGGCATCATTACCTCCCCCACCGGAGCCGTCATCCAGGATATACGCCATGTGCTGGAGCGCCGCGCCCCGTGGGTGAAGGCCTATCTGCTGCCCGTGCGCGTGCAGGGGGCCGGAGCGGAGCATGAGATAGCCGCAGCGGTCCGCGCCTGGTCCCAGGCACCCCTTAACGGCCTCCCCGCCGTGGACGTGCTTATTGTGGGCCGCGGCGGCGGCTCCATTGAAGACCTGTGGAATTTCAATGAGGAAACGGTAGCCCGGGCGATTTACGAATGCACCGTTCCCGTGATTTCCGCCGTGGGGCACGATACGGATTTCACCATTGCGGATTTTGTGGCGGACCTGCGCGCGCCCACTCCCACCGCAGCGGCGGAACTGGCTACTCCGGATGGCCCCGAATGGCTCCGGAAACTGTCCAGAATGGAGCAGGCGCTGCATGCCACCGCACGGCATTCCCTGTTGCGTTCCAAGCTGAAACTGGATGTTTACCTGCGCGGAAAGCTGCTGGATGCGGATTCCCTGCTTTCCCCCTACGCCCAGCGCCTGGACGACATGGAGGAGACCCTGCTGAATTCCTCCGCCACGCGCATCTTCCAGAACACCCTTCATATCAACCAGCTGGAACATCGGCTGCAAATGCGCCATCCGGCGCACCGCAACCGGGAACGCGTGCAGCTCCTGGACTCCCTCCAGGCGGGATTGTCCCATGCCGCCGCTGCCCGCATGGCTGAATTTGCTTCACAACTGGCTCTTCTTCAAGCAAGGGTGGATGCCCACAGCCCGGAGCAAACGCTGCGCCGGGGATATGCTCTGGTGGAGAACCGGCAAAAACAGTTGATTCGCCAAACGAGCCAGGTCCAGCCCGGAGAAAAATTGAAAGTCCGTGTCTCCGACGGTTATTTTTTTGTCAAGGATGACACATCACAATAA